The proteins below are encoded in one region of Winogradskyella helgolandensis:
- the pbpC gene encoding penicillin-binding protein 1C: MYRSFNFFKRNRIKSLVIIVLLIAYYLCLPKQLFKDPTATVISSRSNELLGALIAEDGQWRFPANDSVPEKFKICIIQFEDEYFYKHPGFNPISIFKALKSNLSSGEVKRGGSTLTQQVIRLSRQGQPRTYFEKFKELILATRLEFRLSKDNILNLYASYAPFGGNVVGIDAASWRYFNRNASNLSWAESATLAVLPNAPSLIYPGKNQKLLLDKRNRLLKKLYDNETIDKLTYELSIAEGLPQKPYPLPQIAPHLLQKIARTHKGERVKTSIKIDLQEQANAIVKQHHNLLKQNEIHNLSVLVLDVKTREVLTYIGNSPTDKTHQNSVDIIDKPRSTGSILKPFLYAAMLDAGDLLPNTLVADVPTQFGSYQPENYNQTYDGAVHANEALSRSLNVPMVRMLQEFGLDRFYHYLKALQLKDLKYNANHYGLSLVLGGAESNLWDLCKSYAAMASTLNHFNSNSSQYFTNEFCQPIYNFNQTMNFGKLTSEKEVFDAASIFLTFESMKQVNRPESDESWEYYDSSQDIAWKTGTSFGFRDAWAIGTTQDYVVGVWVGNADGEGRPGLVGVQTAAPILFDIFDLLPKSDWFAKPYDEMLEVSICEKSGYRASSVCDVTEMKYIQASGKKTGPCPFHKLVHLDASERYQVNSSCEAVSNITNTSWFVLPPLQAYYYKTKNPYYKVLPPFRSDCIESSGISMEFIYPNQQSTIYLPKGFDGKTNELILKVAHSKPELELYWYIDEHYIGNTKDIHDMAVLPSPGKHNITVIDELGNELKHRITISE, encoded by the coding sequence ATGTATAGGTCATTTAATTTTTTTAAACGCAATAGAATTAAATCTTTGGTGATTATAGTGCTTTTAATAGCCTATTATTTGTGTTTGCCCAAACAATTATTTAAAGATCCGACAGCAACAGTTATTTCAAGTCGTTCAAATGAACTTCTAGGAGCATTAATTGCAGAAGATGGTCAATGGAGATTTCCGGCAAACGATAGTGTTCCAGAAAAATTTAAAATTTGTATAATTCAGTTTGAAGATGAATATTTTTACAAACATCCTGGGTTTAATCCAATTTCAATTTTTAAAGCTTTAAAAAGTAATTTAAGTTCTGGTGAAGTTAAACGTGGAGGGAGTACACTAACCCAACAAGTCATTCGATTATCTCGACAAGGACAACCACGCACCTATTTTGAAAAATTTAAAGAACTTATTCTGGCGACACGTTTAGAATTTAGATTATCTAAAGACAACATTTTAAATCTTTACGCTAGCTATGCTCCTTTTGGTGGCAATGTAGTAGGTATTGACGCCGCATCTTGGAGATATTTTAATCGAAATGCTTCAAATTTATCTTGGGCAGAAAGTGCCACTTTAGCGGTCTTACCAAACGCCCCAAGTTTAATTTATCCTGGTAAAAATCAGAAACTATTGTTAGATAAGCGTAATCGCTTGTTGAAAAAACTCTATGACAATGAAACTATAGATAAGTTAACTTATGAGTTATCTATCGCTGAAGGTCTACCTCAAAAACCATATCCACTACCTCAAATAGCTCCACATTTATTACAAAAAATAGCCAGAACACATAAAGGAGAACGCGTAAAAACCAGCATAAAAATCGATTTACAAGAACAAGCTAACGCAATCGTAAAACAACATCATAATTTATTAAAGCAAAATGAAATTCATAATCTTTCCGTTTTAGTTTTAGATGTCAAAACAAGAGAAGTACTGACTTATATTGGAAATTCACCAACAGATAAAACCCATCAAAATAGTGTCGATATTATTGACAAACCTAGAAGCACTGGGAGTATTTTAAAACCCTTCTTATATGCTGCTATGCTTGATGCTGGCGATTTATTACCCAACACATTGGTTGCAGATGTGCCCACACAATTTGGTAGTTATCAACCTGAGAATTACAACCAAACTTACGACGGAGCAGTACATGCTAATGAGGCCTTATCACGCTCATTGAATGTACCTATGGTTCGTATGCTCCAAGAATTTGGGCTCGACCGATTTTATCATTACCTCAAAGCACTTCAGCTTAAAGATTTAAAATACAATGCCAATCATTACGGATTGTCTTTAGTGCTGGGAGGTGCAGAAAGTAACCTATGGGATTTATGTAAAAGTTATGCTGCAATGGCGTCGACTTTAAATCATTTTAATTCAAATTCTAGTCAGTATTTTACAAATGAATTTTGCCAACCGATTTATAATTTTAATCAAACTATGAACTTCGGAAAACTTACGTCCGAAAAAGAAGTTTTTGATGCGGCTTCCATCTTTCTAACTTTTGAAAGCATGAAGCAAGTGAACCGACCAGAAAGTGATGAAAGTTGGGAATACTATGATTCTTCACAAGACATTGCATGGAAAACCGGAACGAGTTTTGGGTTTAGAGATGCATGGGCCATTGGCACTACACAAGATTATGTAGTTGGAGTTTGGGTAGGTAATGCTGATGGAGAAGGACGACCAGGCTTAGTTGGTGTGCAAACTGCAGCACCTATACTATTCGATATTTTTGATTTATTACCAAAAAGTGATTGGTTTGCTAAACCCTACGACGAAATGCTTGAGGTTAGTATCTGTGAAAAAAGTGGCTATAGAGCATCTTCGGTTTGTGATGTTACAGAAATGAAATATATTCAAGCTAGTGGCAAGAAAACCGGACCTTGTCCGTTTCATAAACTCGTGCATTTGGATGCTTCGGAACGTTATCAGGTAAATTCATCTTGTGAAGCGGTTTCAAACATTACTAATACGTCTTGGTTTGTACTTCCTCCTTTACAAGCCTATTATTATAAAACTAAAAACCCTTATTATAAAGTATTACCACCTTTTAGATCAGATTGTATAGAATCATCCGGAATTTCTATGGAATTCATTTATCCTAACCAACAAAGCACTATCTATTTACCCAAAGGATTTGATGGTAAAACCAATGAATTAATTCTAAAAGTAGCCCATTCTAAACCTGAATTAGAATTGTATTGGTATATTGATGAACACTACATTGGAAACACAAAAGATATTCATGATATGGCCGTTTTGCCTTCACCTGGAAAACACAACATAACGGTTATAGACGAACTAGGAAATGAACTAAAACACCGCATTACAATTTCAGAATAA